In Morganella morganii, the following are encoded in one genomic region:
- a CDS encoding TonB-dependent receptor family protein: MTDSCNASCRPARLTPLALALAVISGGSIAATADTEDPVVVVGNWLDNTDNSDTLLNHGGARTIKTKKQIDESGAETIADALRGIPGVQVRDSNGTGGSDVSLNVGIRGLPARLSPRSTILFDGIPLAAAPYGQPQLSMSPLSLGSISSIDVMRGATSVRYGPQNVGGVINFVTKPIPETFSGSASVKTQGARTGGLKTLTDASVGGSKEDGSAGALLLYSGLHGQGYRKNNDNTDIDDIILKTRYAFSDTDELLANFHYYHAQSGMPGGLTEAQYKADPYQSVRPFDRFEGNRQDMSFKYRHQEDDKQFELLTWFSKSYRGSYIESEGTNASAGKSRLVSYPRHYTAYAIEPSYSQLFRFDNQSHEITLGYRYLNETADEKAYRSGWYPTGSQSSRPQTDSYYQHTSGGTEAHAIYIDDTINVGNWTVIPGLRYENIKIHLDDGFRNQFRSKSYSEPLPALSVIYHIDDQWKLFANAGSSFGSLQYFQLNTGGAGNDPANGLSAEKAHNYEAGTRFDDGLLSAEMTLFYIDFNDQLQYIENSTGWTNLGATTHQGVELALNYDLSETAKWLDGVSIYSTYTYTKAVSKRGNFADKDLPFYSRQLFTAGARYETGNWVWNLNTYAQSKQQSPGTGKNYITEGSADGRYGIIPGYMMWDARAEYHFGPQWSDLTLAAGVKNLFDQASFTRSTDNNYGIYAGQPRTFFAQASVKF, from the coding sequence ATGACTGATTCCTGTAACGCATCCTGCCGCCCTGCCCGCCTCACGCCGCTGGCACTGGCGCTCGCTGTTATCAGCGGTGGCAGTATCGCCGCCACCGCAGATACCGAAGACCCGGTTGTGGTTGTCGGCAACTGGCTGGATAACACTGATAACAGCGATACGCTGCTGAACCACGGCGGCGCACGGACCATCAAAACCAAAAAACAAATCGATGAGTCAGGGGCAGAAACCATAGCGGACGCCCTGCGTGGTATTCCGGGTGTTCAGGTGCGGGACAGTAACGGCACCGGCGGCAGTGACGTTTCACTCAATGTCGGTATCCGCGGGCTTCCGGCACGGCTTTCCCCGCGTTCCACCATTCTGTTCGACGGTATTCCGCTGGCCGCTGCCCCCTACGGGCAGCCGCAGTTATCGATGTCACCACTCTCGTTAGGCTCAATCAGCAGCATTGATGTGATGCGCGGTGCCACCTCTGTCCGCTACGGGCCGCAAAACGTCGGCGGCGTGATTAACTTTGTCACTAAACCGATCCCGGAAACCTTCAGCGGTTCCGCGTCCGTCAAAACACAGGGTGCACGCACCGGCGGGCTGAAAACCCTGACCGATGCCTCTGTCGGTGGCTCAAAAGAAGACGGTTCTGCAGGTGCGCTGCTGCTCTACTCCGGTCTGCACGGCCAGGGCTACCGCAAGAATAATGACAATACCGATATTGATGACATCATCCTGAAAACCCGCTATGCCTTCAGTGACACTGATGAGTTGCTGGCAAACTTTCACTATTACCATGCGCAATCCGGGATGCCGGGCGGCCTGACAGAGGCACAGTACAAAGCCGATCCTTACCAGTCTGTCCGTCCGTTTGACCGTTTTGAAGGCAACCGTCAGGATATGTCCTTTAAATACCGCCACCAGGAAGATGATAAACAGTTTGAATTACTGACCTGGTTCAGCAAAAGTTACCGGGGCAGTTATATTGAAAGTGAGGGAACAAATGCGAGTGCCGGTAAGAGCCGCCTTGTTTCCTATCCGCGTCACTACACAGCTTACGCCATTGAACCGAGCTATTCACAGCTGTTCCGCTTTGATAACCAGTCCCACGAAATCACCCTGGGTTACCGCTATCTGAATGAAACGGCGGATGAAAAAGCCTACCGCTCCGGCTGGTATCCGACCGGTTCTCAAAGCTCACGCCCTCAGACCGACAGCTACTATCAGCACACCTCCGGCGGTACAGAGGCCCATGCCATCTATATCGATGACACCATTAATGTTGGTAACTGGACGGTTATTCCCGGCCTGCGTTATGAAAATATAAAAATTCATCTCGATGACGGTTTCCGTAACCAGTTCCGCAGCAAGAGCTACAGCGAACCGTTACCGGCACTGTCGGTGATTTATCATATTGATGATCAGTGGAAACTGTTCGCCAACGCCGGCAGCTCATTCGGCAGCCTGCAATATTTCCAGCTCAATACCGGCGGCGCGGGTAATGATCCGGCAAACGGCCTGAGTGCGGAAAAAGCCCATAACTATGAAGCCGGTACACGGTTTGATGATGGTCTGCTGTCTGCGGAAATGACCCTGTTCTATATCGATTTCAATGATCAGCTGCAATACATTGAAAACTCGACCGGCTGGACCAACCTCGGTGCGACCACCCATCAGGGGGTAGAACTGGCACTGAATTATGACCTGAGTGAAACCGCGAAATGGCTCGACGGCGTCAGTATCTACAGCACTTATACCTACACAAAAGCAGTGAGCAAACGCGGTAATTTTGCGGATAAAGATCTGCCGTTCTACTCCCGCCAGCTCTTTACTGCCGGTGCCCGCTATGAAACCGGAAACTGGGTGTGGAATCTCAACACCTATGCGCAGTCAAAACAGCAGTCACCGGGAACCGGGAAAAATTACATTACCGAAGGCAGTGCAGACGGACGTTACGGCATTATTCCGGGCTATATGATGTGGGATGCGCGTGCGGAGTATCATTTCGGCCCGCAATGGTCAGATCTGACACTTGCCGCCGGGGTGAAAAACCTGTTTGATCAGGCCAGCTTTACCCGTTCAACAGATAATAACTACGGCATTTACGCCGGGCAGCCGCGCACCTTCTTTGCACAGGCTTCCGTGAAGTTTTAA